In one window of Acidovorax sp. HDW3 DNA:
- a CDS encoding SDR family oxidoreductase, producing the protein MPPPSFRTVLVTGAARRLGREIALDLARAGWRVAVHYRGSRQDAMQTVAACADLAGDSACFDADFADEAAVRSLLPRVCAHWGRVDAVVNSAALFEHDDAASFSYARLEQHVRSNTGAPIVLAQALHAHLLQRQAAGEADVQGAVVNLLDQKLWNQNPDFLSYTLSKAALEAAGTMLALALAPLVRVVGVAPGLTLTSHMLAPERFAQLHALSPLGRSSEPAEVAAAVRFALENRAVTGTTLLVDGGQHLQRFTRDFSLM; encoded by the coding sequence ATGCCCCCACCCTCTTTTCGCACCGTGCTGGTGACTGGCGCGGCCCGGCGTCTGGGGCGCGAGATTGCCTTGGATTTGGCGCGTGCCGGCTGGCGCGTGGCCGTGCATTACCGGGGTTCGCGCCAGGATGCTATGCAAACTGTAGCTGCTTGCGCTGATCTGGCGGGCGATAGCGCCTGTTTTGATGCTGATTTTGCCGATGAGGCGGCGGTGCGCAGCCTGCTGCCGCGCGTGTGCGCGCACTGGGGCCGGGTGGACGCCGTGGTCAACAGCGCCGCGCTGTTCGAGCATGACGACGCCGCCAGCTTCAGCTACGCCCGCCTGGAGCAGCATGTGCGCAGCAACACCGGCGCGCCCATTGTGCTGGCGCAGGCGCTGCACGCGCACCTGTTGCAGCGCCAGGCGGCGGGCGAGGCCGACGTGCAGGGTGCGGTGGTCAACCTGCTCGACCAGAAGCTGTGGAACCAGAACCCCGATTTTTTGAGCTACACCCTGTCCAAAGCCGCGCTCGAAGCCGCAGGCACCATGCTGGCGCTGGCGCTGGCGCCGCTGGTGCGGGTGGTGGGCGTGGCCCCGGGGTTGACGCTGACCAGCCATATGCTCGCGCCCGAGCGCTTTGCCCAGCTGCACGCCCTGAGCCCGCTCGGGCGCAGCTCCGAGCCGGCCGAGGTGGCGGCGGCGGTGCGCTTTGCGCTGGAGAACCGGGCGGTGACAGGCACCACGCTGCTGGTCGATGGCGGCCAGCACCTGCAGCGCTTTACACGCGATTTTTCCTTGATGTGA
- a CDS encoding dihydroneopterin aldolase, whose amino-acid sequence MYNPAGTQILTLTGLRFDANLGILAHEKTAPQPIQVDAELNLGTQPLKPQDDDILHVLDYRKVRQIIIDECRAEHVNLLESLIGKLAQRLLQLPGVIGVRVKIAKLEIFDDCEVAIRMESGQW is encoded by the coding sequence ATGTACAACCCCGCCGGTACGCAAATTTTGACCCTGACGGGCCTGCGCTTCGATGCCAATCTGGGCATCCTGGCGCACGAGAAAACTGCCCCCCAGCCCATCCAGGTCGATGCCGAGCTGAACCTGGGCACGCAGCCCCTCAAGCCGCAAGACGATGACATCCTGCACGTGCTCGACTACCGCAAGGTGCGCCAGATCATCATCGACGAGTGCCGCGCCGAGCACGTGAACCTGCTCGAGAGCCTGATCGGCAAGCTCGCGCAGCGCCTGCTGCAGCTGCCGGGCGTGATCGGCGTGCGCGTGAAAATCGCCAAGCTGGAGATTTTTGACGACTGCGAGGTCGCCATCCGCATGGAAAGCGGCCAGTGGTAG
- a CDS encoding EAL domain-containing protein has product MLVTALQRSLKTRITLWVLALLLAGMWALVLLAQQRLRQELQLQLQERQMAVATLLGQEMEQALQERTQALQSVAAVLSAALERYPDDLPERLTSRTVLQQMFTGGTFVTDSAGSVLAAYPHTVFHTASALHQGFSSYVQAALGGLTVISHPMAGPDGQYPIVALATPVRGMDGRVLGTLVGLVNLSQPNFVDAVQLLSERQLGDYYVIARQTRTIVAASDRRRVLEALPPVGVNPEMDRFIRGALQESTVAPMGKVQVLASTRHVALPDWMVVVVQPTAQAFAPLQLVQRQILAGALALTLLVVGTMWWLLRRELQPLERIASQLSAMAQGQSPLAPLTAPRPDEISLLVRGFNHLLAQLRQRQQALGESEERYRQAFMTSHDALDITRLADGQILDINHSFERLFGWPRSDVLGQSGPSLQLWPDPSERTPIIEQALAQGYSTPSEQELLTRDGQRLTVRISASLLHLDGQPCLLWAAQDITAYRQASEQIERLTHTDSLTGLCNAQHLSTLLAQAQTRTLERRQLGALLCLDLDDFKSVNDAWGRDQGDALLRQLAQRISTIVRPQHPVARLGADQFLVLLENLPPVLAAHDAQHLAERLQKALAEPLTLAGVQHHASVSIGILVWGESYQEPQELLRRVVLALNQAKNAGAGSVLFFEPQMQDQVSGRARLQRSLREALQKQSFALHYQPQLDTAGQVVGVEALLRWHLPGHGMVSPAEFIPLAEKTGLIVPLGRWVLHQACSQLAAWAQEPARRHLTMAVNVSADQFRQEDFVQQVYEVLHATGAPAAQLKLELTESLMLHDTEQVIERMNALRQLGLRFSLDDFGTGFSSLAYLKRLPLDQLKIDQSFVRDLLDDANDAVIAQSIIGLGLSLGLEVIAEGVETQAHRDLLHGWGCRYYQGYFFSRPLPLRELEDYLRAQAIAAAANT; this is encoded by the coding sequence ATGCTCGTAACTGCCTTGCAACGCTCGCTCAAAACCCGCATCACCCTCTGGGTGCTGGCCTTGCTGCTGGCGGGCATGTGGGCGCTGGTGTTGCTGGCCCAACAGCGCCTGCGCCAGGAATTGCAGCTGCAGCTGCAGGAGCGGCAGATGGCCGTCGCCACCCTTTTGGGCCAGGAAATGGAGCAGGCGCTGCAAGAGCGCACCCAAGCCCTGCAAAGCGTGGCCGCCGTGCTCAGCGCCGCGCTCGAACGCTATCCCGACGACCTGCCCGAGCGCCTGACCAGCCGCACCGTGCTGCAGCAGATGTTCACCGGCGGCACCTTTGTGACCGACAGCGCGGGCAGCGTGCTCGCGGCCTATCCGCACACGGTGTTTCACACCGCCAGCGCCCTGCACCAGGGCTTTAGCAGCTACGTGCAGGCGGCACTGGGGGGCTTGACCGTCATCAGCCACCCCATGGCCGGGCCCGATGGGCAATATCCCATCGTGGCGCTGGCAACGCCGGTGCGCGGCATGGACGGGCGGGTGCTGGGCACCCTGGTCGGGCTGGTAAACCTGAGCCAGCCCAACTTCGTCGATGCCGTACAGCTGCTGTCCGAACGCCAGCTGGGCGACTACTACGTCATCGCGCGCCAGACGCGCACCATCGTCGCCGCCAGCGACCGGCGCCGGGTGCTCGAAGCGCTGCCGCCCGTGGGCGTGAACCCGGAAATGGATCGCTTCATCCGGGGCGCGCTGCAAGAGAGCACCGTCGCGCCCATGGGCAAGGTGCAGGTTCTGGCATCGACCCGGCATGTGGCGCTGCCCGACTGGATGGTGGTGGTGGTGCAGCCCACGGCGCAAGCCTTTGCCCCGTTGCAGCTCGTGCAGCGCCAAATTTTGGCCGGTGCCCTGGCGCTCACGCTGCTGGTGGTGGGCACCATGTGGTGGCTGCTGCGCCGCGAGCTGCAGCCGCTCGAACGCATTGCCAGCCAGCTCAGCGCCATGGCGCAGGGCCAGAGCCCGCTGGCGCCGCTGACGGCGCCGCGCCCCGATGAAATCAGCCTGCTGGTGCGCGGCTTCAACCACTTGCTGGCGCAGCTGCGCCAGCGCCAGCAAGCCCTGGGCGAGAGCGAGGAGCGCTACCGCCAGGCGTTCATGACGAGCCACGACGCGCTGGACATCACGCGCCTGGCCGACGGTCAGATCCTGGACATCAACCACAGCTTTGAGCGCCTCTTTGGCTGGCCCCGCAGCGACGTGCTGGGGCAAAGCGGCCCGTCGCTGCAACTGTGGCCCGACCCGAGCGAGCGCACGCCCATCATCGAGCAGGCACTGGCGCAGGGCTACAGCACCCCCAGCGAGCAAGAGCTGCTCACGCGCGACGGCCAGCGGCTGACGGTGCGCATCTCCGCCAGCTTGCTGCACCTGGACGGCCAGCCCTGCCTGCTGTGGGCGGCGCAAGACATCACCGCCTACCGCCAGGCGTCCGAGCAAATCGAGCGCCTGACGCACACCGACAGCCTCACCGGCCTGTGCAACGCCCAGCACTTGAGCACGCTGCTGGCGCAGGCGCAAACGCGCACCCTCGAACGCCGGCAGCTGGGCGCGCTGCTGTGCCTGGACCTTGACGATTTCAAATCCGTCAACGATGCCTGGGGCCGCGACCAGGGCGACGCCCTGCTGCGCCAGCTGGCGCAGCGCATCAGCACCATCGTGCGCCCGCAGCACCCGGTGGCGCGTCTGGGGGCCGATCAGTTTCTGGTGCTGCTCGAAAACCTGCCGCCGGTGCTGGCCGCGCACGACGCCCAGCACCTGGCCGAACGCCTGCAAAAAGCCCTGGCCGAGCCGCTGACGCTGGCGGGCGTGCAACACCATGCCAGCGTCAGCATTGGCATTTTGGTGTGGGGCGAGAGCTACCAGGAGCCGCAAGAGCTGCTGCGCCGCGTGGTGCTGGCGCTGAACCAGGCCAAGAACGCCGGTGCCGGTAGCGTGCTGTTTTTTGAGCCGCAGATGCAAGACCAGGTCAGCGGCCGCGCGCGCCTGCAGCGCAGCCTGCGCGAGGCGCTGCAAAAACAATCGTTCGCCCTGCACTACCAGCCCCAGCTCGATACCGCCGGCCAGGTTGTCGGTGTGGAGGCGCTGCTGCGCTGGCACCTGCCGGGCCACGGCATGGTCTCGCCGGCAGAATTCATTCCGCTGGCAGAAAAAACCGGCCTCATCGTGCCGCTGGGGCGCTGGGTGCTGCACCAGGCTTGCAGCCAGCTCGCGGCCTGGGCGCAGGAGCCGGCGCGGCGCCACCTGACGATGGCCGTGAACGTCAGCGCCGACCAATTTCGCCAGGAAGATTTTGTGCAGCAGGTGTACGAGGTGCTGCACGCCACAGGCGCGCCAGCGGCGCAGCTCAAGCTCGAACTCACCGAGAGCCTGATGCTGCACGACACCGAGCAAGTGATTGAGCGCATGAACGCGCTGCGCCAGCTGGGGCTGCGCTTTTCGCTCGACGACTTCGGCACGGGTTTTTCTTCGCTCGCCTACTTGAAGCGTCTGCCGCTCGATCAGCTCAAGATCGACCAGAGCTTTGTGCGCGACCTGCTCGACGACGCCAACGACGCCGTCATCGCCCAATCCATCATTGGCCTGGGCCTGAGCCTGGGGCTGGAGGTGATTGCCGAGGGCGTGGAAACGCAGGCACACCGCGACCTGCTCCACGGCTGGGGCTGCCGCTACTACCAGGGCTATTTTTTCAGCCGCCCGCTGCCGCTTCGGGAGCTGGAGGATTACCTGCGGGCCCAGGCCATAGCCGCAGCCGCCAACACCTGA
- the ttcA gene encoding tRNA 2-thiocytidine(32) synthetase TtcA produces the protein MNAATDNPWLTEEAEPAAAGTTSTASNKPKIEREAHKLEKRLCREVGRAITDFNMIEEGDRIMVCMSGGKDSYTLLDILRKLQKRAPVKFEIVAVNLDQKQPGFPEHVLPDYFKSIGVEYHIENQDTYSVVKRVVPEGKTTCSLCSRLRRAILYKVADDLKCTKLALGHHRDDIVATLMLNMFYGGRMKGMPPKLVSDDGKHVVIRPLCYVPEKDTARWAQYQQFPIIPCNLCGSQEGLQRVVVNEMLREWDKKFPGRIESMLRAMGHVVTTHMMDPKLYDFYNARATGIADPNGDMVFDEEEFPATPSLPGMQVIQMG, from the coding sequence ATGAACGCCGCCACCGACAACCCCTGGCTGACCGAAGAAGCCGAACCCGCCGCCGCCGGCACCACCAGCACGGCCAGCAACAAGCCCAAAATCGAGCGCGAGGCGCACAAGCTGGAAAAGCGCCTGTGCCGCGAGGTGGGGCGCGCGATCACCGACTTCAACATGATCGAGGAGGGCGATCGCATCATGGTCTGCATGTCCGGCGGCAAGGACAGCTACACCCTGCTCGACATCCTGCGCAAGCTGCAAAAGCGTGCGCCGGTGAAGTTCGAGATCGTTGCCGTCAACCTCGACCAGAAGCAGCCGGGCTTTCCCGAGCACGTGCTGCCCGACTACTTCAAGAGCATAGGCGTCGAGTACCACATCGAGAACCAGGACACCTACAGCGTCGTCAAGCGCGTCGTGCCCGAGGGCAAGACCACCTGCAGCCTGTGCAGTCGCCTGCGCCGCGCCATCCTCTACAAGGTGGCCGATGACTTGAAGTGCACCAAGCTGGCGCTGGGCCACCACCGCGACGACATCGTCGCCACGCTCATGCTCAACATGTTCTACGGCGGACGCATGAAGGGGATGCCGCCCAAGCTGGTGTCCGACGACGGCAAGCATGTCGTCATCCGCCCGCTGTGCTACGTGCCCGAGAAGGACACGGCGCGCTGGGCGCAGTACCAGCAGTTCCCCATCATCCCCTGCAACCTGTGCGGCAGCCAGGAGGGCTTGCAGCGCGTGGTCGTGAACGAAATGCTGCGCGAGTGGGACAAAAAATTCCCCGGCCGCATCGAGAGCATGTTGCGCGCCATGGGCCACGTGGTGACCACGCACATGATGGACCCCAAGCTCTACGACTTCTACAACGCCCGCGCCACCGGCATTGCCGATCCCAATGGCGACATGGTGTTTGACGAGGAAGAATTCCCCGCCACCCCCAGCCTGCCGGGGATGCAGGTCATCCAGATGGGGTGA
- a CDS encoding DUF4136 domain-containing protein: MLLFQRCAAALGLVGALLLTGCATQRAVQAEVQSYSQLQALPAPPTYRLELLPSQQAQAGQFAAIEAQAVQALAKVGLQRDEAQPRLVVQISAQARTTLPENWPYGPGGGGWGWGMGWGWHRHGGLGGAWMLDRPPTLQYRSVGIVMRDAQTQQLVYETSATHEEVWSNDRLIFGTLFDAALTGFPHPPAGARQVRSEIPTQ; the protein is encoded by the coding sequence ATGCTGTTGTTTCAACGTTGTGCTGCGGCGCTGGGCCTGGTGGGCGCACTGCTGCTCACGGGCTGCGCCACGCAGCGCGCCGTGCAGGCCGAGGTGCAGAGCTATTCGCAGCTGCAGGCCCTGCCGGCGCCGCCCACCTACCGGCTGGAGCTGCTGCCTTCGCAGCAGGCGCAGGCCGGGCAGTTCGCCGCCATCGAGGCGCAGGCCGTGCAGGCCCTGGCCAAGGTCGGCCTGCAGCGCGATGAGGCGCAGCCGCGCCTGGTGGTGCAAATCAGCGCCCAGGCGCGCACCACCTTGCCCGAGAACTGGCCCTACGGCCCGGGCGGCGGTGGTTGGGGCTGGGGCATGGGCTGGGGCTGGCACCGCCACGGCGGCCTGGGCGGCGCCTGGATGCTCGACCGGCCGCCGACCCTGCAGTACCGCTCGGTCGGCATCGTCATGCGCGATGCGCAGACGCAGCAGCTGGTGTATGAAACCTCGGCCACGCACGAAGAGGTGTGGAGCAACGACCGCCTCATCTTCGGCACCCTGTTCGATGCCGCGCTCACCGGCTTTCCGCACCCGCCCGCCGGTGCGCGCCAGGTGCGCAGCGAAATTCCCACGCAGTAA
- a CDS encoding histidine phosphatase family protein: MQVTRIIAVRHGETAWNRDTRIQGHTDIALNATGQWQARQLARALAQEPLAAIYSSDLQRAQATAQAVAEATGAPLHLDAGLRERGFGAFEGRSFAEIEAQLPEQARRWRQREPDYAPEGGETLLQLRARVHAATEGIAARHPGALLLLVAHGGVLDVLYRAATRQSIQAPRTWQLTNTAINRLLWTPGHGLSLVGWADTGHLEQASRDETTA, from the coding sequence ATGCAAGTGACCCGCATCATCGCCGTGCGCCATGGCGAGACGGCCTGGAACCGCGACACCCGCATCCAGGGCCATACCGACATCGCCCTCAACGCCACCGGCCAATGGCAGGCGCGCCAGCTCGCGCGCGCCCTGGCGCAGGAGCCGCTGGCCGCCATCTACAGCAGCGACCTGCAGCGCGCCCAGGCCACCGCCCAGGCCGTGGCCGAGGCCACGGGGGCGCCGCTGCACCTCGATGCCGGCCTGCGCGAGCGCGGCTTTGGCGCTTTCGAGGGGCGCAGCTTTGCCGAGATTGAGGCGCAGCTGCCCGAGCAAGCGCGCCGCTGGCGCCAGCGCGAGCCGGACTACGCTCCCGAGGGCGGCGAAACCCTGCTGCAGCTGCGCGCGCGCGTGCACGCCGCCACCGAGGGCATTGCCGCGCGCCACCCGGGCGCGCTGCTGCTGCTGGTGGCGCATGGCGGCGTGCTCGACGTGCTCTACCGCGCCGCCACGCGCCAGAGCATCCAGGCGCCGCGCACCTGGCAGCTGACGAACACGGCCATCAACCGGCTGCTGTGGACCCCCGGTCATGGGCTAAGCTTGGTGGGTTGGGCCGATACCGGCCACCTCGAACAAGCCAGCCGTGATGAAACCACTGCCTGA
- a CDS encoding DSD1 family PLP-dependent enzyme, with protein sequence MKPLPEHLRASIGLRVDLIETPAPVVDLDAMERNIQRMAEFARKHGVRWRPHAKLHKSADIALQLQQAGACGACVQTLAEAEALAAGGVNDIFLTNELLAASKLLRAASLAAQLAARGGRLALAVDSAEGVARLAEAMQVAGSSAGIDVFVEIDVGQGRCGLPPGPEAVALAQAITAQPRLRFAGLQAYHGSAQHLRSCAERRAAIAGATALAAKARSLIEAAGLGLPLVTGSGTGTLVHEAASGVYGELQPGSFLFMDADYARNEREPAQPAFEQALFIKTQVISARETHVVCDAGHKSHAIDSGLPQVWGLAPERALGFANGGDEHGILTVRGSKARLPALGRMLWLVPGHCDPTVNLHDHLIGVRGGLAHGTVERIISVDARG encoded by the coding sequence ATGAAACCACTGCCTGAACACCTGCGCGCCAGCATCGGCCTGCGCGTCGATCTGATTGAAACCCCGGCCCCGGTCGTCGATCTCGATGCCATGGAGCGCAACATCCAGCGCATGGCCGAGTTCGCGCGCAAGCACGGCGTGCGCTGGCGCCCCCATGCCAAGCTGCACAAGAGCGCCGACATCGCCCTGCAGCTGCAGCAGGCCGGCGCCTGCGGCGCCTGCGTGCAAACACTCGCCGAAGCCGAGGCCCTGGCGGCGGGCGGCGTCAATGACATCTTTCTCACCAACGAGCTGCTCGCGGCCAGCAAGCTGCTGCGCGCGGCCAGTCTGGCGGCGCAGCTGGCGGCGCGCGGTGGGCGCCTGGCGCTGGCGGTTGACAGCGCCGAGGGCGTGGCGCGCCTGGCCGAGGCCATGCAGGTGGCGGGCAGCAGCGCCGGCATCGACGTGTTCGTGGAAATCGACGTCGGCCAGGGCCGCTGCGGCCTGCCCCCCGGGCCCGAGGCCGTGGCCCTGGCGCAAGCCATCACGGCGCAGCCGCGCCTGCGCTTTGCCGGCCTGCAGGCCTACCACGGCAGCGCCCAGCACCTGCGCAGCTGCGCCGAGCGGCGCGCCGCCATTGCCGGCGCCACCGCCCTGGCGGCCAAGGCGCGCAGCCTGATCGAGGCTGCCGGCCTGGGGCTGCCGCTGGTCACCGGTTCGGGCACCGGCACCCTGGTGCACGAGGCTGCCAGCGGCGTTTACGGCGAGCTGCAGCCGGGCTCTTTTCTGTTCATGGATGCCGACTACGCGCGCAACGAGCGCGAGCCGGCGCAGCCGGCGTTCGAGCAGGCGCTGTTCATCAAGACGCAGGTGATTTCGGCGCGCGAGACGCATGTGGTGTGCGACGCTGGCCACAAGAGCCACGCCATCGACTCCGGCCTGCCCCAGGTCTGGGGCCTGGCGCCCGAGCGTGCCCTGGGCTTTGCCAACGGCGGTGACGAGCACGGCATCCTGACCGTGCGCGGCTCCAAGGCGCGCCTGCCGGCGCTCGGGCGCATGTTGTGGCTGGTGCCCGGCCACTGCGACCCGACGGTGAACCTGCACGACCACCTGATCGGCGTGCGCGGCGGGCTCGCGCACGGCACGGTCGAGCGCATCATCAGCGTGGACGCGCGCGGCTGA
- a CDS encoding Lrp/AsnC family transcriptional regulator, with amino-acid sequence MEQTQLDDTDWLLLQALQEDASQSNQALAERAHISAPTCLRRVRRLQALGLIERQVAILRPERLAQLIGHGLSAIVEVSLDRQGAEWLDAFEARAVAEAQVQQCWRVSPGPDFILVTHTRDMPAYQALAQRLFTQDGNVRNVKAFFSVKRAKCQWALALEK; translated from the coding sequence ATGGAACAAACGCAATTAGACGATACGGATTGGCTGCTATTGCAAGCCCTGCAAGAAGACGCCAGCCAAAGCAACCAGGCCCTGGCCGAGCGCGCACACATCTCCGCCCCCACCTGCCTGCGGCGCGTGCGCCGGCTGCAGGCGCTGGGCCTGATCGAGCGCCAGGTGGCCATCTTGCGGCCCGAACGCCTGGCGCAGCTGATCGGCCATGGCCTGTCGGCCATCGTCGAGGTCAGCCTCGATCGCCAGGGGGCCGAATGGCTCGACGCCTTTGAGGCCCGCGCCGTGGCCGAGGCGCAGGTGCAGCAGTGCTGGCGTGTCTCGCCCGGGCCCGACTTTATTTTGGTGACGCACACGCGCGATATGCCGGCCTACCAGGCGCTGGCGCAGCGCCTGTTCACGCAAGACGGCAATGTGCGCAACGTGAAGGCGTTTTTCAGCGTCAAACGCGCCAAGTGCCAGTGGGCGCTGGCGCTGGAAAAATAA
- the glmS gene encoding glutamine--fructose-6-phosphate transaminase (isomerizing): MCGIVGAVSARNIVPILVQGLQRLEYRGYDSCGVAIHGASLGGSGGLQRARSTARVAELLAQVEHEHIAGATGIAHTRWATHGAPAVHNAHPHFSPGPGAGLDAPGRIALVHNGIIENHEELRAQLQARGYVFVSQTDTEVIAHLVDSLYEGDLFAAVHAATHQLHGAYAIAVMHKDEPQRVVGARAGSPLVLGVGQGEHFLASDAMALAGVTDQIVYLEEGDLVDLQPGRYWIAGADGRPLPEGSRPVRTVHAHSGAAELGPYRHYMQKEIFEQPRALADTLEGVQAITPELFGDGAYRVFKEIDSVLILACGTSYYSGCTAKYWLESLARIPTQVEVASEYRYRDSVPNPRQLIVTISQSGETADTLAALRHAQSLGHRHTLTICNVATSAMVRECQLAYVTRAGVEIGVASTKAFTTQLAGLFLLTLALAQVRNLLTEEQEAAHLKAMRHLPVALQAVLALEPQLISWAEDFARMENALFLGRGVHYPVALEGALKLKEISYIHAEAYPAGELKHGPLALVTSAMPVVTVAPNDALLEKLKSNMQEVRARGGVLYVLADADTRIDSAEGLHVIRMPEHYGALSPLLHVVPLQLLAYHTACARGTDVDKPRNLAKSVTVE, encoded by the coding sequence ATGTGCGGCATCGTCGGCGCAGTCTCTGCGCGCAACATCGTTCCCATCCTGGTGCAGGGCCTGCAACGCCTGGAATACCGGGGTTATGACTCCTGCGGCGTTGCCATCCACGGCGCCAGCCTGGGCGGCAGTGGCGGCCTGCAGCGCGCGCGCAGCACGGCGCGCGTGGCCGAGCTGCTGGCGCAGGTCGAGCACGAGCACATTGCGGGTGCAACCGGCATTGCGCACACGCGCTGGGCCACGCATGGTGCGCCGGCGGTGCACAACGCGCATCCGCATTTCAGCCCCGGGCCGGGCGCCGGGCTGGACGCACCCGGGCGCATCGCCCTGGTGCACAACGGCATCATCGAGAACCACGAGGAGCTGCGTGCGCAGCTGCAGGCGCGCGGCTACGTGTTCGTCAGCCAGACCGATACCGAAGTCATCGCCCACCTGGTCGATAGCCTGTACGAGGGCGACCTGTTCGCTGCCGTGCACGCCGCCACGCACCAGCTGCACGGCGCCTACGCCATTGCCGTGATGCACAAGGACGAGCCGCAGCGCGTGGTGGGTGCGCGTGCCGGCTCGCCACTGGTGCTGGGTGTGGGCCAGGGTGAGCATTTCCTGGCCAGCGACGCCATGGCGCTCGCTGGTGTCACCGACCAGATCGTGTACCTGGAGGAGGGCGACCTGGTCGATCTGCAGCCCGGGCGCTACTGGATTGCCGGCGCCGATGGCCGCCCGCTGCCCGAGGGCAGCCGCCCGGTGCGCACCGTGCACGCGCACAGCGGCGCGGCCGAGCTCGGGCCCTACCGCCACTACATGCAAAAAGAAATTTTCGAGCAGCCGCGCGCCCTGGCCGATACGCTCGAAGGCGTGCAGGCCATCACGCCCGAGCTGTTTGGCGACGGCGCCTACCGCGTCTTCAAGGAGATTGATTCGGTGCTGATCCTCGCCTGCGGCACCAGCTACTACAGCGGCTGCACGGCCAAATACTGGCTTGAAAGCCTGGCGCGCATCCCGACGCAGGTGGAGGTGGCGAGCGAATACCGCTACCGCGACAGCGTGCCCAACCCGCGCCAGCTGATCGTCACCATCAGCCAGTCGGGCGAAACCGCCGACACCCTGGCGGCGCTGCGCCACGCGCAAAGCCTGGGCCACCGCCATACGCTGACCATCTGCAACGTCGCCACCAGCGCCATGGTGCGCGAGTGCCAGCTGGCCTACGTCACGCGCGCCGGAGTGGAGATTGGCGTGGCCAGCACCAAAGCCTTCACCACCCAGCTGGCCGGGCTGTTCTTGCTCACCCTGGCGCTGGCGCAGGTGCGCAATCTGCTCACTGAGGAGCAAGAGGCAGCGCACCTCAAAGCCATGCGCCACCTGCCCGTGGCGCTGCAGGCCGTGCTGGCGCTCGAACCCCAGCTCATCAGCTGGGCCGAGGACTTTGCGCGCATGGAAAACGCCCTCTTCCTGGGCCGGGGCGTGCACTACCCGGTGGCGCTCGAAGGTGCGCTCAAGCTCAAGGAAATCAGCTACATCCACGCCGAAGCCTACCCGGCGGGCGAGCTCAAGCACGGCCCGCTGGCGCTGGTCACCAGCGCCATGCCGGTGGTGACCGTCGCACCCAACGATGCGCTGCTGGAAAAGCTCAAGAGCAATATGCAGGAAGTGCGCGCACGCGGCGGCGTGCTCTACGTGCTGGCCGATGCCGATACCCGCATCGACAGCGCCGAGGGCCTGCACGTCATCCGTATGCCCGAGCACTACGGCGCCCTGAGCCCGCTCTTGCACGTGGTGCCGCTGCAACTGCTGGCCTACCACACCGCCTGCGCACGCGGCACAGACGTGGACAAGCCCCGCAACCTTGCCAAGAGCGTGACGGTCGAATGA